Within Mucilaginibacter inviolabilis, the genomic segment GTAAAATGCCTGGAGCGGGTAACCCACAACTCTTCCGCTTGAAATAGAGCCTGTACCTGCCAGATCGGTTATTTTATTGGTGATGAAGGATGCGTTAACAGCAATATTGTAGGATACATTACCAATTTTGTTTCTGTACGCCGCGGAGAGTTCCCAGCCTGAGTTACGTACCGCACCCGCATTTTGATAAGGTGTAGTAAAGCCATAAACACTGCTGGCAGGTAATTGCAACAGTATGCCATTGGTGTTTTTTACAAAATAGTCGGCAGTGAAACTTAAATTACTATTCAGAAGCTCCATATCTACTCCCACATCTGTCGTAGTCGTTTTTTCCCAGGTAATAGCCGGATTGGCGCCGTTGTTTAAGGCGATACCAGGGGCAAGGGTTTGGTTGAACGAGTAATTCTGCCCGCTTGATATAACCGAAACCGCCGGATAAGCAAAAGGGACATTAAGGCCGTTTGTAGTACCGAGCGTTTGATTACCTAGTTTACCCCAGGAACCCCGTAGTTTAAGCAGAGGGATAACATTTGATAAGGAACCGAAAAATGATTCTTTCGAAATATTCCAGCCGGCAGAGAATGATGGATAAACGCCCCATCGTTGTCCGTTGGCAAACCGGGACGAACCATCATCGCGCAGATTGGCTTCAAACAGGTACTTGTCATCATAAGAATACCTGGCACGGCCAAAATACGATAGGAGGGCTAGCTGACTGGAAGTGCCTGCATTTTGCTGCCCTAAGGATGGTGCCGCGTTTATTTGCGATAAAGAGCTGTTGAGGAAATTTTGCCTGTACGCATATAGATACTGATAGGTTGTTAATTCCTGTGAGCTACCGGCCAATATATCAATGCTGTGTTTGCCAAAATGCCTGTCATATTCTAATAATGCCTGCAGGTTGTAGTAGCTATTGATGGCATTAGTATTGGCTATAGAACTTTGGCTGATAGTTGCTTGCACCACGCTTGGATTCTTGGGGTCATAATAAATATCTGCGGGTTTAAACTCCTGGGCCGGGTTTGTGTTATAGCGGTAGGAGAATGATGGTTTAAAATGGAGTCCTTTAACAGGTTCCCAATCAGCCCCTGCGTTGCCGGTAAAAAGAGAGTTTTGGTTATTGTTATAGCCTGGTGAATTAAGCCAGGAAATTGGGTTACCAAAAGAAAGGTAATTATAAACACCATTTTTATATTGATTGACAACCGTGCTGCTCATGGCTGCTGTTGTACCAATAATACCGCCTATATCCCCGCCGCCTAAACCATCTGGTGCCTGGGTAGGGGCATATAAAAACGACAGGTTGGCATTTACACTAAAGTTTTTGGTGAGGGCCGAATTGAGGTTCATACGGGTGGAGTATCTTTTATAGTTTGATTTTTGTATGATACCATCCTGTTGAAAATAGCCCATAGAGAAAGCATATTGAGTTTTCTCATCTCCACCGCTGATGTTAACAGCGTGATTTTGCTGAAACCCGCTCCCTTTATACAAAAAGCCCTGCCAATCGGTATTAGGATGTGTATCCGGGTCGGTTTGGTTTTTAAATAAGGTAATGTCATTCGCCGTCCAGTACGGTGCCTGACCTTCGTTTGCCAGTGCCTGGTTATATAGGGTAGCTGCCTGCCAGGAAGGTAAAAAATCGGGCAGATTGGTAGGCTTTTGCTTGCCTGCGTAGGCGGTATAATTTACCTGCATTTTGCCGCCTTTGCCTCGTTTGGTAGTAACCAATATAACCCCATTGGCAGCCCGTGATCCGTATATCGCCGCCGAAGCCGCATCTTTTAATACAGAAACAGATTGTACATCATTGGGGTTTACATCTGATAAATTACCGATAATACCATCAATAACTACCATAGGGGTGCTGTTATTCAGTGTACCTATACCGCGTATATTAATGTTTCCGGTTGTACCAGGCTGTCCGCCTGTTGTGGTAACCGTAACCCCGGCCATAGTACCCTGTAACGCATCGTTCAGGTTGGTAACCGGCCGGTCCTGCAATTCTTTTGCCCCAATTGCCGATACGGAGCCGGTAAGGTTGGCCTTTTTTTGCGTGCCGTAAGCCACTACCACTACTTCACTCAAATTTCTGGTTTTTTTATCTTCTGTCAT encodes:
- a CDS encoding SusC/RagA family TonB-linked outer membrane protein, with amino-acid sequence MKRKVPKTLGLVMLCCVLLLSFQQGFSQQLKTISGHVKDEQGLPMPSVSVSLAGTSQGTITDVNGSFKISAPENATLVFSFLGYEKLTIKVTGSWDGNVVMTEDKKTRNLSEVVVVAYGTQKKANLTGSVSAIGAKELQDRPVTNLNDALQGTMAGVTVTTTGGQPGTTGNINIRGIGTLNNSTPMVVIDGIIGNLSDVNPNDVQSVSVLKDAASAAIYGSRAANGVILVTTKRGKGGKMQVNYTAYAGKQKPTNLPDFLPSWQAATLYNQALANEGQAPYWTANDITLFKNQTDPDTHPNTDWQGFLYKGSGFQQNHAVNISGGDEKTQYAFSMGYFQQDGIIQKSNYKRYSTRMNLNSALTKNFSVNANLSFLYAPTQAPDGLGGGDIGGIIGTTAAMSSTVVNQYKNGVYNYLSFGNPISWLNSPGYNNNQNSLFTGNAGADWEPVKGLHFKPSFSYRYNTNPAQEFKPADIYYDPKNPSVVQATISQSSIANTNAINSYYNLQALLEYDRHFGKHSIDILAGSSQELTTYQYLYAYRQNFLNSSLSQINAAPSLGQQNAGTSSQLALLSYFGRARYSYDDKYLFEANLRDDGSSRFANGQRWGVYPSFSAGWNISKESFFGSLSNVIPLLKLRGSWGKLGNQTLGTTNGLNVPFAYPAVSVISSGQNYSFNQTLAPGIALNNGANPAITWEKTTTTDVGVDMELLNSNLSFTADYFVKNTNGILLQLPASSVYGFTTPYQNAGAVRNSGWELSAAYRNKIGNVSYNIAVNASFITNKITDLAGTGSISSGRVVGYPLQAFYGYQVEGIFQTQQQVNDHAKQSGGVIGPGDLMYKDISGPNGKPDGVIDGNDRVYLGSPFPKTTFGFTLGAGWKGFNVSGFFQGALGVKNYVQGFELGSLQQANIGNPTTALLNAWTPTNTSATFPRLWSTYTQNNPQNFVSSFWVRNASYLRLKNLLVSYTLPANTLAKLGVKGVKIYYSGQNILTFTSFYKWVDPETNAGNNAYGSYPQLKTNTLGVEVTF